One window from the genome of Chroococcidiopsis sp. TS-821 encodes:
- the crtR gene encoding beta-carotene hydroxylase, which translates to MLMSEAQKPMTVPKEFLMAPGGLNITVTMFLAAVVMLVLSNLGYWLWEWPHWCCFTTNVLALHIAGTVIHDACHQSAHRNRLINAILGHGSALMLAFSFPVFTRVHLQHHAHVNDPDNDPDYFVSTAGPLWLINARFFYHEVFFFKRQLWRNYELLEWFIGRLIVIAIFWVAIQYHFLGYVLNFWFIPSAIVGLALGLFFDYLPHRPHRSRDRWTNARVYPNPILNLLIMGQNYHLIHHLWPSIPWYNYQPAYYATKPLLDAKGSPQTLGILQGKKDFWNFIYDVFVGIRFHHHQEELPEVINK; encoded by the coding sequence ATGCTCATGTCAGAGGCACAAAAGCCAATGACAGTCCCCAAGGAGTTTTTAATGGCGCCAGGGGGTCTCAATATTACAGTCACAATGTTTTTAGCTGCAGTCGTCATGCTGGTATTGTCTAACTTAGGCTACTGGCTGTGGGAATGGCCGCACTGGTGCTGCTTTACAACGAATGTGCTGGCTTTACACATCGCGGGTACAGTCATTCACGATGCGTGTCATCAATCTGCTCACCGTAACCGCCTAATTAACGCGATTTTAGGGCATGGAAGTGCGCTGATGTTAGCATTTTCCTTTCCTGTCTTTACGCGGGTCCATTTGCAGCATCACGCCCATGTTAACGATCCCGACAACGATCCTGATTATTTTGTTTCTACCGCAGGTCCGCTATGGTTGATTAATGCTCGATTTTTTTATCACGAGGTATTTTTCTTCAAACGGCAGCTGTGGCGCAATTATGAATTATTAGAATGGTTTATTGGTCGTTTGATTGTCATCGCGATTTTCTGGGTGGCAATTCAGTACCATTTCTTGGGCTATGTGCTGAATTTTTGGTTTATTCCCTCCGCAATTGTGGGATTAGCACTAGGTTTATTCTTTGACTATTTGCCGCATCGTCCGCATCGATCGCGCGATCGCTGGACAAATGCCCGCGTTTACCCCAATCCCATCCTAAATTTATTGATTATGGGGCAAAACTATCACTTAATTCACCACCTATGGCCTTCAATTCCCTGGTACAACTACCAACCAGCTTACTATGCGACTAAGCCGCTACTAGATGCGAAAGGTTCTCCGCAAACTTTAGGCATTCTTCAAGGAAAAAAAGATTTCTGGAATTTTATTTATGATGTGTTTGTCGGTATTCGCTTCCATCATCATCAAGAGGAACTGCCAGAAGTCATTAATAAGTAG
- a CDS encoding DMT family transporter: MQIKLTESRLPFASLLLIAPFFLWGTAMVAMKGVIPHTTPLFMAGVRLVPAGILVLVAGAIARRQQPQSWQAWLWISLFALVDGALFQGFLAEGLVRTGAGLGSVMIDSQPIAVALLSCWLFGESIGFWGWLGLCIGILGIGLIGLPDEWFLGMASSQIHLTFASLVDSGEWLMLLAALSMAIGTVIIRYVSRYADPVMATGWHMILGGLPLFALSSAVESQQWVNIDLSGWMALAYSTIFGSAIAYGLFFYFASSGNLTSLSSLTFLTPVFALLFGNLLLGEVLSPLQWVGVSLTLISIYLINQREVLKIGGKISAVTEELETNTVPVSLSIQDSKSDLLH; the protein is encoded by the coding sequence ATGCAAATCAAACTCACTGAATCTCGACTTCCCTTCGCGTCGCTTTTATTAATTGCGCCTTTTTTCTTGTGGGGAACTGCAATGGTAGCAATGAAAGGAGTTATCCCGCATACAACACCGCTATTTATGGCAGGAGTGCGGTTAGTTCCTGCCGGAATTTTAGTATTAGTAGCAGGTGCGATCGCGCGTAGACAACAGCCTCAAAGTTGGCAAGCATGGTTGTGGATTAGTCTTTTCGCACTTGTCGATGGCGCGCTGTTTCAAGGCTTCCTTGCTGAGGGGTTGGTAAGAACTGGTGCGGGTTTGGGTTCAGTGATGATTGATTCGCAACCGATCGCAGTAGCTTTGTTATCGTGTTGGCTATTCGGTGAAAGTATTGGATTTTGGGGTTGGCTAGGGCTGTGTATTGGAATTTTGGGCATTGGTTTGATTGGTTTACCAGACGAATGGTTTTTGGGCATGGCAAGTAGTCAAATTCATCTCACTTTCGCTTCTTTGGTTGACAGTGGTGAATGGTTAATGCTACTCGCTGCGCTGTCAATGGCGATAGGAACGGTGATTATTCGCTATGTTAGTCGCTATGCTGACCCGGTCATGGCAACGGGATGGCATATGATTTTAGGAGGATTGCCGTTATTCGCGCTAAGTAGTGCAGTAGAGTCACAGCAATGGGTCAATATTGATTTATCTGGCTGGATGGCGCTGGCATATTCTACGATATTTGGAAGTGCGATCGCATACGGTTTATTCTTTTACTTCGCTTCTAGCGGCAATCTCACAAGCTTGAGTTCATTAACTTTTCTGACTCCTGTTTTTGCATTATTATTTGGCAATCTGTTACTGGGTGAAGTTCTCAGTCCCTTACAATGGGTAGGTGTCAGCTTGACTTTAATTAGCATCTACCTAATTAATCAGCGCGAAGTTTTAAAAATCGGCGGTAAAATTTCTGCAGTGACAGAAGAGTTAGAAACGAACACTGTTCCGGTTTCTCTATCAATTCAAGACTCTAAGTCGGATTTACTACATTAA
- the mnmE gene encoding tRNA uridine-5-carboxymethylaminomethyl(34) synthesis GTPase MnmE, which produces MTYEGLGTTIAAIATAIVPQQGSVGIVRVSGTESLAIAQALFHAPGRQIWESHRILYGYIRDPQTKQVVDEALLLIMQAPRSYTREDVVEFHCHGGIMAVQQVLQLCLAQGARLAQPGEFTLRAFLNGRLDLTQAESIADLVGARSPQAAQSALAGLQGKLAHPIRQLRAKCLDLLAEIEARIDFEEDLPPLDYTEIVSQLAEVLARVTQILATADRGELLRSGLKVAIVGRPNVGKSSLLNAWSRSDRAIVTDLPGTTRDVVESQLVVGGIPIQVLDTAGIRATEDQVEKIGVERSLASAAVADLVLLTIDATAGWTTADAEIYQKVQHRPLILVINKTDLASAEAVKYPNSISYVVTTAAAKNQGIEDLEQVILTAVHTGKVYSADTDLAINQRQAAALTRAKASLEQVQLTIKQQLPLDFWTIDLRGAIQALGEITGEEVTESVLDRIFSRFCIGK; this is translated from the coding sequence GTGACATACGAGGGACTAGGAACAACGATCGCGGCGATCGCAACTGCTATTGTGCCACAACAAGGCAGTGTGGGTATTGTGCGGGTATCTGGTACGGAAAGTTTAGCGATTGCGCAAGCGTTATTTCACGCCCCTGGGCGACAAATTTGGGAATCACACCGCATTCTCTATGGTTATATTCGCGATCCCCAAACCAAACAAGTTGTCGATGAAGCACTTCTACTGATTATGCAAGCACCGCGTTCTTATACACGCGAAGATGTTGTGGAGTTTCATTGTCATGGTGGCATTATGGCAGTGCAGCAGGTATTACAGTTGTGTTTAGCACAAGGCGCAAGACTCGCACAGCCTGGAGAATTTACCTTACGTGCCTTTTTGAATGGTAGACTCGACCTGACTCAAGCCGAAAGCATTGCTGATTTAGTAGGAGCGCGATCGCCGCAAGCAGCTCAATCTGCATTGGCTGGATTACAAGGTAAATTAGCGCATCCGATTCGTCAATTGCGCGCTAAATGCTTAGACCTTCTTGCGGAAATTGAAGCGCGTATCGATTTTGAGGAAGATTTGCCGCCGCTGGATTATACTGAAATAGTATCGCAACTTGCAGAAGTTTTAGCACGAGTCACGCAAATATTAGCAACAGCAGATCGCGGTGAACTGTTGCGGAGCGGTTTAAAAGTCGCGATTGTCGGGCGTCCGAATGTAGGAAAATCAAGTTTACTCAATGCGTGGAGTCGCAGCGATCGCGCGATCGTGACCGATTTACCAGGGACAACGCGCGATGTTGTTGAGTCGCAGTTAGTCGTGGGTGGTATTCCAATACAAGTATTAGATACTGCTGGCATTCGAGCGACTGAAGACCAAGTAGAGAAAATTGGTGTTGAGCGATCGCTTGCTAGCGCTGCGGTGGCGGATTTAGTATTGCTGACTATCGATGCAACTGCGGGTTGGACGACGGCGGATGCAGAAATTTATCAAAAAGTACAACATCGTCCGTTGATATTAGTTATTAATAAAACTGACTTAGCTTCAGCAGAAGCCGTGAAATATCCAAATAGCATAAGTTACGTTGTGACAACTGCGGCGGCTAAAAATCAAGGTATTGAAGATTTGGAACAAGTTATTTTAACGGCAGTCCACACCGGAAAAGTTTACTCAGCCGATACCGACTTAGCAATTAATCAGCGTCAAGCCGCTGCGCTGACTCGTGCTAAAGCTTCTTTAGAGCAAGTACAACTCACAATCAAACAGCAATTACCTCTAGATTTTTGGACGATTGATTTGCGAGGGGCTATTCAAGCTTTAGGAGAAATCACCGGAGAAGAAGTTACCGAGTCAGTTCTCGATCGGATTTTTAGTCGGTTTTGTATTGGAAAGTAA
- the pyk gene encoding pyruvate kinase: MQLPGSSPRRTKIVATIGPATSQPEVLRALIEAGATTLRLNFSHGTHADHLRSVRMIRQIAFELDQPVAILQDLQGPKIRLGRFETGSVVVCKGDAFTLTSKPIVGTQHKSCVTYDNLAQEVPVGATILLDDGRVEMVVKEVDSSAQELHCRVVVGGVLSNNKGVNFPGVYLSIKALTEKDREDLMFGLDQGVDWVALSFVRNPQDVLEVKDLISSTGKQVPVIAKIEKHEAIEQMEAILALCDGVMVARGDLGVELPAEDVPILQKRLIATANRLGIPIITATQMLDSMVHSPRPTRAEVSDVANAILDGTDAVMLSNETAVGKYPVEAVATMARIAVRIEQEQAIAANPHKIKDTRHSIPNAISQAVGQIAEQLGAAAIMTLTKTGSTARNVSKFRPTTPILAITPHVDIARQLQLVWGVKPLLLLDLASTNQTFQAALNVAQEKQLLKQGDLVVMTAGTLQGVSGSTDLIKVEVVKAILGRGHGIGQGIVSGRARVAYDAMDVGKFNPGEILIASNTNANYVEAIRKAAAIVVEENSSTCHAAVIGKCLNVPVVYGVTQATEVIRDGAILTLDVHRGLIYSGVV; this comes from the coding sequence ATGCAACTACCAGGTTCCTCCCCACGTCGAACAAAAATTGTCGCCACAATTGGTCCTGCTACCAGCCAACCCGAAGTACTACGTGCGTTAATCGAAGCAGGCGCAACAACACTACGACTGAATTTTTCGCATGGCACGCATGCAGATCATCTGCGTAGCGTCCGCATGATTCGCCAAATTGCCTTTGAACTCGACCAACCTGTAGCGATTCTCCAAGATTTACAAGGACCAAAAATTCGTTTGGGAAGGTTTGAAACTGGTTCAGTCGTCGTGTGTAAAGGGGATGCCTTTACCCTTACGAGCAAGCCAATCGTTGGTACACAGCACAAAAGTTGCGTGACTTACGATAACTTAGCGCAAGAAGTCCCTGTCGGCGCGACAATTCTCCTCGATGACGGTCGAGTCGAAATGGTTGTTAAAGAAGTCGATTCCTCTGCCCAAGAATTGCATTGTCGCGTTGTTGTGGGTGGAGTACTTTCCAATAATAAAGGAGTCAATTTTCCAGGAGTCTATTTATCAATCAAAGCTCTGACGGAAAAAGATCGCGAAGATTTGATGTTCGGTCTCGATCAAGGAGTTGATTGGGTAGCACTTTCGTTTGTGCGTAACCCGCAAGACGTTTTAGAAGTAAAAGACTTAATTTCCAGTACCGGTAAACAAGTCCCAGTCATTGCCAAAATCGAAAAGCATGAAGCGATCGAACAAATGGAAGCGATTTTGGCTCTGTGCGATGGTGTCATGGTAGCCAGAGGAGATTTAGGTGTAGAACTTCCCGCTGAAGATGTTCCCATCTTACAAAAGCGATTGATTGCAACGGCAAACCGCTTAGGTATTCCGATTATTACAGCAACACAAATGTTAGACAGCATGGTACACAGCCCGCGACCTACTCGCGCAGAAGTTTCAGACGTTGCCAATGCGATTTTAGATGGAACCGACGCCGTTATGCTTTCTAACGAAACTGCTGTGGGTAAGTATCCTGTGGAAGCTGTCGCAACAATGGCACGAATTGCGGTAAGAATTGAGCAAGAACAAGCAATAGCTGCAAATCCACACAAAATTAAAGATACCCGCCACTCGATTCCAAATGCGATTAGTCAAGCTGTAGGTCAGATTGCAGAACAGTTGGGAGCCGCAGCAATTATGACGCTGACAAAAACGGGTTCGACTGCACGCAATGTTTCTAAGTTTCGTCCGACAACACCAATTCTGGCAATTACACCACACGTCGATATTGCGCGTCAATTACAACTTGTATGGGGCGTTAAACCCTTGTTACTTTTGGATTTAGCTTCGACAAATCAGACGTTTCAAGCAGCGTTGAATGTCGCTCAGGAAAAGCAGCTGCTCAAACAAGGCGATTTAGTTGTGATGACTGCAGGGACTCTCCAAGGTGTTTCCGGTTCTACAGATCTCATTAAAGTTGAAGTCGTCAAAGCAATTCTCGGTCGCGGTCATGGCATTGGACAAGGTATTGTAAGTGGACGGGCGCGAGTAGCATACGATGCGATGGATGTGGGCAAGTTTAATCCTGGGGAAATTCTCATTGCCTCCAACACGAATGCAAACTATGTCGAAGCAATTCGCAAAGCCGCAGCGATCGTGGTTGAGGAAAATAGTTCAACATGTCACGCTGCAGTGATTGGCAAATGCTTGAACGTACCAGTAGTTTATGGCGTTACACAAGCTACAGAAGTCATTCGCGACGGGGCAATATTGACATTAGATGTTCATCGGGGATTGATTTATTCAGGAGTTGTTTAA
- a CDS encoding anion transporter, which produces MATFLHYASIGAIALTYLGLGLGYFPGLRMNRATIALVGSAILIALGVLTLSEAWQAIDPRTIVFLLSMMIVNANLAYAGFFEVALAFLLHLTRSPFGLLVVLTFGSGFLSAFLLNDTLALVFTPLTLSLAQTLKLNPIPYLLALAAATNIGSVATISGNPQNILIGSFSGIGYVEFARVLAPVAVVGLCLQIALLWWYYPEVRSLQAVPGEATPVSYRIYRPLFIKSVVITLALLTSFVLGVPLAEAALFAAALLLITRRLKPERVLNEIDWNLLVMFSGLFILTRGTQKLNLLAPFTAWVDDPAGLIGVTAILSNLISNVPAVLLIEPFIAREDTRSWLMLAAGATLAGNLSLFGAVANLITAEAAARLGYQLTFWEHLRFGLPLTGLTLTIVYFWVG; this is translated from the coding sequence GTGGCAACTTTTTTGCACTACGCCAGCATTGGGGCGATCGCCTTAACCTACTTAGGCTTGGGTTTGGGTTACTTTCCAGGGTTACGCATGAATCGGGCGACGATCGCGCTTGTCGGTTCTGCGATTCTCATTGCCTTGGGCGTACTAACTCTTTCTGAAGCATGGCAGGCGATTGACCCCAGAACGATTGTTTTCCTGCTAAGTATGATGATCGTTAATGCGAATCTTGCTTATGCAGGTTTCTTTGAAGTCGCGCTGGCGTTTCTTTTACACCTAACGCGCAGCCCCTTTGGTCTATTAGTTGTGCTAACCTTTGGCAGCGGGTTTCTTTCGGCATTTCTGCTTAACGATACGCTAGCACTCGTCTTTACACCTTTAACACTTTCGCTCGCGCAAACGCTGAAACTCAATCCAATTCCTTATTTATTAGCTTTGGCAGCGGCAACAAATATTGGCTCGGTTGCCACAATTAGCGGTAATCCGCAAAATATCTTGATTGGTTCGTTTTCAGGAATCGGTTATGTTGAATTTGCCCGCGTTCTGGCGCCGGTAGCGGTGGTAGGATTGTGTTTGCAAATTGCGCTGTTGTGGTGGTACTACCCTGAAGTGCGATCGCTACAAGCGGTTCCCGGCGAAGCAACACCAGTTAGTTACCGCATCTATCGACCGCTATTTATCAAAAGCGTTGTTATTACCTTAGCGCTCTTGACAAGTTTTGTCTTAGGTGTTCCGCTAGCTGAGGCGGCGTTATTCGCTGCGGCTTTGTTGTTAATTACACGGCGGTTGAAACCCGAACGCGTTCTTAATGAAATCGACTGGAATTTGCTCGTGATGTTTTCCGGTTTATTTATTCTGACGCGAGGTACGCAAAAACTGAATCTGTTAGCCCCATTTACCGCGTGGGTAGACGATCCCGCTGGCTTAATCGGAGTTACCGCAATTTTATCAAATCTCATTTCTAACGTTCCCGCAGTGCTTTTGATTGAACCGTTCATTGCGCGAGAAGATACGCGATCGTGGTTGATGCTAGCAGCAGGTGCAACTTTGGCCGGAAACTTATCGTTATTTGGTGCTGTGGCTAATTTGATTACAGCAGAAGCCGCCGCGAGACTAGGTTACCAACTCACGTTTTGGGAACACTTGCGGTTTGGCTTACCGCTAACGGGGTTGACACTCACTATCGTTTATTTTTGGGTAGGTTAA
- the sppA gene encoding signal peptide peptidase SppA: protein MVWPFKPSFRKQIARIEITGAIASATRKRVLDALKTVEEKRFPALLLRIDSPGGTVGDSQEIYSALKRLRDKVKIVASFGNISASGGVYIGMGAHHIMANPGTITGSIGVILRGNNLERLLKKVGVSFKVVKSGPYKDILAFDRELTQPEENILQELIDTSYIQFVQTVAEGRNLSVETVKSFADGRIFTGQQALELGVVDRLGTEEDARRWAAELVGLDPEKTLCYTLEERKPLLTRLISGNSQISSCISSGIDWVEFDLSTNGLPLWLYRP from the coding sequence ATGGTGTGGCCTTTTAAGCCGTCATTTCGGAAACAAATTGCGCGAATTGAAATTACAGGGGCGATCGCCAGTGCAACTCGCAAGCGAGTCCTCGATGCCCTCAAAACAGTTGAAGAAAAACGTTTTCCTGCTTTACTGCTACGCATTGATAGCCCTGGGGGGACAGTTGGCGACTCTCAAGAAATTTACAGTGCTTTAAAGCGCCTGCGCGATAAAGTAAAAATTGTTGCTAGCTTTGGTAATATCTCCGCTTCTGGTGGCGTTTATATTGGTATGGGTGCGCATCACATTATGGCAAACCCTGGCACCATTACCGGAAGTATTGGCGTGATTCTGCGGGGCAATAACCTCGAACGCCTGCTGAAAAAAGTTGGGGTGTCGTTTAAGGTTGTTAAGTCAGGTCCCTATAAAGATATTCTGGCATTTGACCGCGAATTAACTCAACCCGAAGAGAATATATTACAAGAATTAATCGATACTAGTTATATTCAATTCGTACAAACCGTTGCTGAGGGGCGGAATTTGTCTGTAGAGACTGTGAAAAGTTTTGCTGATGGCCGGATCTTTACAGGGCAGCAAGCATTAGAATTAGGCGTGGTAGACCGTCTCGGTACGGAGGAAGATGCCCGTCGTTGGGCAGCAGAACTTGTAGGGCTAGATCCAGAAAAAACTTTGTGTTACACGTTAGAAGAACGCAAGCCATTGCTGACACGGCTCATTTCCGGAAATAGTCAAATCTCGTCCTGCATATCGTCTGGAATCGATTGGGTAGAGTTTGATCTTTCTACCAATGGTCTTCCGCTATGGTTGTATAGACCGTAA
- a CDS encoding glycosyltransferase family 4 protein, with the protein MLRLLFVSTSVGPLGTGLGGGVELSLYNIAQEMRRRGHLVQIVAPKGSYFESLPDIVQIPGELQMIAQSQERCDPVVMPANSVLANMWEYARQVQTEYDLIVNFAYDWLPFYLTPFFNRPIAHFVSMGSLYEAMDQIIQQTAERFPGTIGFYTASQAETFALNYECPCLGSGIDLSLYEFCAQPQKCLAWLGRIAPEKGLEDAVAAANATQIPLKIMGKMQDEAYWQKVCAAYPDAPIAYLGFLSTSEMQQQVRQCQALLMTPRWVEAFGNVAIEALACGVPVISYRRGGPAEIVQDGKTGFLVEPDSVGGLVNAIARLAEIDRYTCRQQAETEFSLEALGDRFEKWFRDILARGD; encoded by the coding sequence TTGCTAAGACTATTATTTGTTTCTACTTCAGTTGGACCGCTAGGCACTGGACTTGGTGGCGGAGTCGAATTAAGCTTATACAATATTGCCCAAGAAATGCGGCGACGCGGGCATCTGGTGCAAATTGTTGCACCTAAGGGTTCGTATTTTGAATCATTACCTGATATTGTGCAAATTCCTGGCGAGTTACAAATGATTGCCCAAAGTCAGGAACGCTGCGATCCAGTTGTCATGCCTGCGAACTCGGTATTGGCAAATATGTGGGAGTATGCGCGGCAAGTACAAACAGAGTATGACTTAATTGTAAATTTTGCTTACGATTGGTTGCCTTTTTACCTTACACCATTTTTCAACCGTCCGATCGCACACTTTGTCAGTATGGGATCGCTGTATGAAGCGATGGATCAAATTATCCAACAAACAGCTGAGCGCTTTCCTGGGACGATTGGCTTTTACACCGCATCGCAAGCAGAAACGTTTGCGCTAAATTATGAATGTCCGTGTTTAGGAAGTGGAATTGATTTATCGCTATATGAATTTTGCGCGCAACCACAAAAATGTTTAGCCTGGTTAGGCAGAATTGCACCTGAAAAAGGTTTAGAAGACGCAGTCGCTGCGGCGAACGCGACGCAAATTCCCTTAAAAATCATGGGGAAAATGCAGGATGAAGCTTACTGGCAAAAAGTTTGTGCTGCTTATCCCGATGCGCCAATTGCATATTTAGGTTTTCTTTCCACATCCGAAATGCAGCAGCAAGTGCGTCAATGTCAAGCGTTATTGATGACTCCGCGTTGGGTAGAAGCTTTTGGAAACGTTGCGATCGAAGCGCTAGCGTGCGGCGTTCCTGTCATATCTTACCGTCGCGGTGGTCCAGCAGAAATTGTGCAAGATGGAAAAACAGGTTTTTTGGTAGAACCTGATAGTGTTGGGGGGTTAGTGAATGCGATCGCCCGCCTCGCAGAAATTGACCGTTACACTTGTCGTCAGCAAGCCGAAACAGAATTTTCCTTAGAAGCCTTGGGCGATCGCTTCGAGAAGTGGTTTCGCGATATTTTAGCGAGAGGTGATTAA
- the aroH gene encoding chorismate mutase — MEWQVRAIRGATTVTENTYEAIREAVLELLAEIEARNQLEPSQIISATFSVTRDLDVVFPAAIARERPCWDNVPMLDVQQMHVERSLQRCIRLLLHVNLPISHTQIYHTYLRGAKSLRPDWNLSPKRSEGRSASAASEALA, encoded by the coding sequence GTGGAGTGGCAAGTTCGAGCAATTCGCGGTGCAACAACGGTTACAGAAAATACCTACGAGGCAATCCGAGAAGCCGTGTTAGAACTACTAGCAGAAATTGAAGCACGAAACCAACTCGAACCCAGTCAAATTATTAGTGCGACATTCTCAGTCACCCGCGATCTTGATGTTGTCTTTCCCGCAGCGATCGCCCGCGAACGTCCGTGCTGGGATAACGTTCCAATGCTCGATGTACAGCAAATGCACGTTGAGCGTAGTTTACAACGGTGTATTCGCTTACTACTCCACGTTAATCTACCCATTTCGCACACTCAGATTTATCACACCTATTTGCGTGGTGCAAAATCCTTACGCCCCGACTGGAATTTATCCCCAAAGAGGAGTGAGGGGCGCAGCGCATCGGCTGCTAGTGAAGCACTAGCATAG
- a CDS encoding SagB/ThcOx family dehydrogenase codes for MPEHHESIAQHYHDRTKYHPETIAAKSQGLDWSKQPVPFKEYKIGTSYDLKPYIQEENLAFSDEPVALWWRRLSRLLFCSYGLTAKLPSMMNPIYLRAAPSAGGLYPAEVYLISRGTPLLPAGLYNYQPQTHSLVHFWENDVWQSLQTACFGHSALEKTDLAIVTTAVFYRSAWRYQDRAYRRIFLDTGHLLGNIELACALNDYRAHLIGGFADETLNQLLYLDAKQEGAIAVVALADLLDVQQNFPVGITALPSAKQTNYPHIPDGELLGFCHRATQIEPDAEADKFPAVTPTTSLEDKYNFPFCLKVSTATAPIDWGLNLEGLERTILRRRSTRAYSGAELTLDELKALLDFTYQPQNYVEQGLDESPDYFDLNLIETFIAVSGVRGLEEGCYYYAPKAQELRQIRFKNFRRELHYLCLGQELGRDAAAVLFHTADLKTAVTQYGDRVYRYLHMDAGHLGQRLNLAAIYLNLGVSGIGGFFDDLVNEVLGIPAEEAVVYITTIGRQR; via the coding sequence ATGCCAGAACATCACGAATCAATTGCGCAACATTACCACGATCGCACTAAGTATCACCCTGAGACGATCGCCGCTAAAAGTCAAGGGCTAGATTGGAGTAAGCAACCAGTCCCGTTTAAAGAATACAAAATTGGTACCAGTTATGACTTAAAACCTTACATCCAAGAAGAAAATCTTGCCTTTTCTGATGAACCTGTCGCCTTATGGTGGCGACGGTTATCGCGACTCTTATTTTGCAGCTATGGGCTAACGGCAAAATTGCCTAGTATGATGAACCCAATTTATCTACGGGCTGCACCTTCTGCGGGTGGTTTGTATCCGGCTGAAGTTTATCTAATTTCGCGCGGAACACCGCTACTTCCTGCAGGATTGTATAACTACCAACCACAAACACATTCATTGGTTCATTTCTGGGAAAATGATGTCTGGCAATCTTTGCAAACGGCTTGTTTTGGACACTCCGCATTAGAGAAAACCGATTTAGCGATCGTCACCACAGCCGTTTTTTATCGTTCAGCATGGCGCTATCAAGACCGCGCGTATCGCCGTATATTTCTCGATACAGGTCACTTATTGGGAAATATTGAGTTAGCCTGTGCGTTGAATGACTATCGAGCGCATTTGATCGGCGGTTTTGCTGACGAAACGCTCAATCAATTACTCTACCTCGATGCTAAACAAGAAGGCGCGATCGCCGTTGTCGCCTTAGCCGACTTACTTGACGTCCAACAAAATTTTCCTGTAGGAATCACAGCTTTACCTTCTGCTAAGCAGACAAACTACCCCCATATCCCTGATGGCGAACTTTTAGGTTTCTGTCACCGCGCGACGCAAATTGAACCTGATGCAGAGGCGGATAAGTTTCCAGCAGTGACGCCTACTACCTCGTTAGAAGACAAGTACAACTTTCCTTTTTGTCTCAAAGTTTCTACTGCAACGGCGCCCATCGACTGGGGCTTAAATCTCGAAGGATTAGAACGCACGATTCTCCGGCGACGTTCGACTCGCGCTTACAGCGGTGCGGAGTTAACTTTAGATGAACTCAAAGCGTTACTTGATTTTACGTATCAACCGCAAAATTACGTCGAACAAGGTTTAGATGAGTCTCCCGATTACTTCGACTTGAATTTAATCGAAACTTTTATTGCTGTATCAGGAGTAAGGGGGTTAGAAGAAGGCTGCTATTACTACGCACCCAAAGCACAAGAATTGCGACAAATTCGCTTTAAGAACTTCCGCCGCGAGTTGCATTACCTCTGTTTAGGGCAAGAACTCGGTCGCGATGCTGCTGCTGTCTTATTTCACACCGCTGATTTGAAAACAGCAGTTACGCAGTACGGCGATCGCGTTTATCGCTATCTACATATGGATGCTGGACATCTAGGACAAAGGTTAAATTTAGCAGCAATTTACCTCAATTTGGGTGTAAGTGGAATCGGTGGCTTTTTTGACGATCTCGTTAATGAAGTATTAGGAATTCCCGCAGAAGAAGCCGTCGTTTATATTACGACAATTGGACGGCAACGATAA